A single window of Treponema denticola ATCC 35405 DNA harbors:
- a CDS encoding sodium/glutamate symporter: MVIHMNMYQSLGFAIAWLLVGRFIKAKFEFFQKYCIPAPIVGGFLFALISLALHVTRVLDFEFDTTLQTYWMVMFFTSVGYNAGFSILRDGGKKVFVFLAVAIVFAILQNVVAQGAARLINFSPMLAVMLGSTSFTGGFGTAASFAPIVDPENTLGALSLAVAVPTFGSLISSILGGPVGNRLIKKYGLQPSNADESVRIDESGNIIKTKKVVKKVEAVHPSFIKRLFFNPTKGREEGQEVVTVQEEVIHEASAKGEVDNSTTSSEKHLSSEKLLMSFMLLVLASGFGLFVTNHLNSLSPKFKFPIYIGAMICAAIIRNIADTSKKFKVNMDEIDALGNISLNMFLALALVSLKLWQLVSLAIPLMIILSAQIVLLYLYTRFVTFKVMGGDYDAAVITAGHIGFGFAATPNAMANMGSICEKYGYSKIAFFVVPIVGSLFIDFFNIMIIGITIGLVD; encoded by the coding sequence ATGGTAATTCATATGAATATGTACCAGTCGCTCGGCTTTGCAATCGCTTGGTTGCTTGTCGGACGATTCATTAAGGCGAAGTTTGAGTTTTTTCAAAAGTATTGTATACCTGCCCCGATAGTGGGCGGCTTTTTGTTTGCGCTGATTTCGTTAGCACTTCACGTAACAAGGGTACTCGACTTCGAATTTGACACAACCCTGCAAACCTATTGGATGGTGATGTTTTTTACTTCTGTGGGTTATAATGCAGGGTTTTCGATTTTAAGAGACGGCGGGAAAAAAGTTTTTGTCTTTTTGGCTGTAGCTATCGTTTTTGCTATTTTGCAAAACGTTGTAGCTCAAGGAGCCGCAAGGCTTATAAACTTTAGTCCGATGCTCGCCGTCATGCTGGGTTCAACATCCTTTACAGGGGGGTTCGGTACAGCGGCCTCCTTTGCACCGATTGTTGATCCGGAAAACACTCTGGGAGCCTTATCCCTCGCAGTAGCCGTTCCCACCTTCGGCTCTTTGATAAGCTCCATCTTAGGCGGTCCCGTCGGAAACCGTCTGATAAAAAAATACGGCTTACAGCCTTCAAATGCCGATGAAAGCGTAAGAATTGATGAATCGGGAAACATAATAAAAACAAAAAAAGTTGTTAAGAAAGTAGAAGCGGTTCATCCGAGCTTTATAAAGCGGCTCTTCTTTAATCCCACAAAGGGCAGGGAAGAGGGGCAAGAAGTCGTAACGGTTCAGGAGGAAGTTATTCATGAAGCCTCGGCAAAAGGTGAAGTAGATAACTCGACAACCAGTTCTGAAAAGCATCTTAGCAGTGAAAAGCTTTTAATGTCATTTATGCTTTTAGTTCTGGCCTCAGGTTTTGGTCTTTTTGTTACCAATCATCTTAATTCGTTGTCGCCCAAATTTAAATTCCCCATTTATATCGGGGCGATGATTTGTGCTGCCATTATACGGAACATTGCAGATACCTCAAAAAAATTCAAGGTAAATATGGATGAAATTGATGCACTCGGAAATATTTCTTTGAATATGTTTTTGGCTTTAGCTCTTGTTTCGCTGAAACTTTGGCAGCTTGTAAGTTTGGCTATCCCTCTGATGATTATTTTAAGCGCTCAAATCGTTCTTTTGTATTTGTATACACGCTTTGTTACCTTTAAGGTTATGGGCGGAGATTATGACGCTGCGGTCATCACGGCCGGACACATTGGGTTCGGTTTTGCCGCAACCCCTAACGCCATGGCTAATATGGGCTCTATATGCGAAAAATACGGCTATTCAAAGATAGCCTTCTTTGTCGTTCCTATAGTCGGCTCCTTATTTATTGATTTTTTCAATATAATGATAATTGGTATTACCATAGGCTTGGTCGACTAA
- a CDS encoding IdeS/Mac family cysteine endopeptidase (This family includes IgM or IgG-cleaving cysteine proteases.): MIKRQKLIGFAAIAAFFLLLSCKNNLLTKTEKEKSGEIPVKNIILSPNKSEFSLEKNTAQTITVKIIPEKATNKALIYSSKHGDIASIDNTGLITAKKEGRTIITIEASNGVKKTIDVIVTPEPIPVTNIEFEEEPPAFLFIGDVYIFKAKAKPDEATNRKLEYTTMTSDVISVTNTELGTMKATKEGNAAITIRSASTPSVAKTVTIEIKKKPQIKYEEKQAVMPESAAGTYTFEVQTIDGKLDYEPYFTSSTLPWITGAPTISSRTDPNKDVISFTCLKNKTVWNRRAYIKFKDKKTGQYIKGADGKADLTVNIIQKKNENPVVHYKWVDGIGAPTENQKIKMKIKNNGIETEDYFTDPFVFKWKETADTKFYNVRKLDKLYVQGQFPSNYFVINGIRNEQIQGRDISQCWAKTASNMLHWWFEQNKDYIEQYKQKAAIEEWKRPLYKHDYIRGLQDEDEGKKSNIANIFRAYSHNNARGGYIEDGLTWYLYKRDGQKNLGSIYPGLFNDVFAHDTSPINIERCETKKEFEQLMNKTLDNKRAIGIFWQGSKGNRPYQHAVTCWGAAYDEDNNIICLYIAESNLPEAVLYPFGVRYKGNIYEEAEKNRTYMFNYALSKPENIYIDGLTTLDKGEDQWKKWLEAHQ; encoded by the coding sequence ATGATAAAAAGACAGAAATTAATAGGATTTGCGGCTATTGCAGCGTTTTTTTTGCTGCTATCTTGTAAAAACAATCTTTTAACAAAAACCGAAAAAGAGAAATCCGGTGAAATCCCCGTTAAAAACATTATTCTTTCACCGAATAAAAGCGAATTTTCTCTTGAAAAAAACACGGCACAGACCATAACCGTGAAAATCATACCTGAAAAGGCGACAAATAAAGCACTAATATATTCTTCAAAACATGGAGACATCGCTTCCATCGACAACACCGGTTTGATTACGGCAAAAAAAGAAGGGCGCACGATCATCACAATCGAGGCGTCAAACGGCGTAAAAAAAACGATAGACGTTATCGTAACACCGGAACCGATTCCCGTTACAAATATCGAATTTGAAGAAGAACCGCCAGCCTTTTTGTTCATCGGCGATGTCTATATATTCAAAGCAAAGGCAAAACCAGACGAAGCGACGAATAGAAAGCTCGAATACACCACGATGACATCAGATGTGATATCCGTTACCAATACGGAATTAGGTACGATGAAGGCAACAAAAGAAGGCAATGCAGCTATTACTATTCGTTCAGCCTCCACTCCCTCGGTAGCCAAAACGGTTACAATTGAAATTAAAAAGAAGCCGCAAATTAAGTATGAAGAAAAACAAGCTGTTATGCCCGAAAGTGCTGCCGGTACATATACATTTGAAGTGCAAACGATAGACGGTAAATTGGATTATGAACCGTACTTTACGTCGAGTACTTTACCGTGGATTACAGGAGCGCCGACAATCAGTTCACGAACCGATCCCAATAAGGACGTAATTTCATTTACCTGCCTCAAAAACAAAACCGTGTGGAACAGGCGTGCATACATTAAATTCAAAGACAAAAAAACAGGTCAATATATTAAAGGCGCTGACGGAAAAGCGGATTTGACCGTAAACATTATTCAAAAAAAGAATGAGAATCCCGTTGTGCATTACAAATGGGTCGATGGAATAGGAGCACCTACTGAAAACCAAAAAATAAAGATGAAAATAAAAAACAACGGTATTGAGACAGAGGATTATTTTACGGACCCGTTCGTGTTCAAATGGAAAGAAACTGCCGATACAAAATTTTATAATGTGCGGAAATTAGATAAGTTGTATGTACAAGGGCAATTTCCAAGTAATTATTTCGTGATAAACGGTATAAGAAATGAACAAATACAAGGGCGAGATATTAGCCAATGCTGGGCAAAAACCGCTTCCAATATGCTGCACTGGTGGTTTGAACAAAATAAAGACTATATTGAGCAGTATAAGCAAAAAGCTGCCATTGAAGAGTGGAAACGGCCTTTATATAAGCATGATTATATCCGAGGCTTGCAGGATGAAGACGAAGGCAAAAAAAGCAATATAGCCAATATCTTTAGAGCATATTCCCATAACAATGCCCGAGGCGGTTACATAGAAGACGGGCTGACGTGGTACCTGTATAAAAGAGACGGTCAAAAAAATCTAGGTTCAATCTATCCCGGGCTATTCAATGATGTTTTCGCGCATGATACAAGCCCTATTAATATTGAGCGATGTGAAACAAAAAAAGAATTTGAACAGCTTATGAATAAAACCCTTGATAACAAACGGGCAATAGGAATTTTTTGGCAGGGTTCTAAAGGTAACAGGCCATACCAACATGCCGTAACGTGTTGGGGCGCAGCCTATGACGAAGATAATAATATTATCTGTCTCTATATTGCCGAATCAAACTTACCGGAAGCTGTCCTCTATCCATTCGGCGTTAGATACAAAGGCAATATATATGAAGAAGCTGAAAAGAACAGAACATATATGTTCAATTATGCGTTAAGCAAACCTGAAAACATCTATATTGATGGCCTTACCACCCTGGACAAGGGCGAAGATCAGTGGAAAAAGTGGCTTGAGGCACATCAGTAA
- a CDS encoding M48 family metallopeptidase, which translates to MIVIISDISVEICKKNIKNMHLYVKPPYGKVSVSAPYSVKNQTIEMFIRTKLSWIKKQISKFENQARQTKREYISGETFYVWGKRYYLQLEYGNKTSITLLGNKAVFTGSKNRTMESSERFIREWYRSLLKTEIERILPKWKKITGLIPSSWQTKYMTTRWGSCNSTTKKIWLNVQLAKKTPECLEYVILHELIHLEEKNHNDRFIALMDKHMPMWREIKDSLNSQPLDYMK; encoded by the coding sequence ATGATTGTGATAATTTCAGATATTTCTGTTGAGATCTGCAAAAAAAATATAAAGAATATGCACCTATATGTTAAACCCCCTTATGGGAAAGTAAGTGTTTCCGCTCCATATTCCGTTAAAAATCAAACAATAGAAATGTTTATTCGAACAAAACTATCTTGGATAAAAAAACAAATCAGCAAGTTTGAAAATCAAGCACGTCAAACTAAACGGGAATATATATCGGGTGAAACATTCTATGTATGGGGAAAACGGTATTATCTGCAACTGGAATATGGAAATAAAACTTCAATTACACTTTTAGGAAATAAAGCTGTTTTTACCGGTAGCAAAAATAGAACAATGGAATCAAGTGAACGGTTTATTAGAGAATGGTATCGCAGCTTATTAAAAACGGAAATAGAAAGAATTTTACCAAAGTGGAAAAAAATCACAGGGCTGATACCTTCAAGCTGGCAAACAAAATATATGACAACCCGCTGGGGTTCCTGCAATTCGACAACAAAAAAAATATGGCTCAATGTTCAACTTGCAAAAAAAACACCGGAATGTTTGGAATATGTCATATTGCACGAGCTTATCCATCTTGAAGAAAAAAATCACAATGACAGATTTATTGCCTTAATGGATAAGCATATGCCGATGTGGCGAGAAATAAAAGATTCTTTAAACTCTCAACCATTAGACTATATGAAATAG
- a CDS encoding ABC transporter ATP-binding protein encodes MLKTLSKSLREYKRMSVLAVLLTITEVVFEIIIPSCMAYLIDFGIELGAMGTVFKYGAALLIFAIIQLLTGVFSSITAAKASAGFAANLRQDMYSNVQTFSFSNIDKFSTSSIITRLTTDVTNVLNSYQMLVKLAVRAPGMMIFAMIASFRISPKISMIFLCMIPLLGLGIFLIISKVHPIFRNVFKTYDKLNNVVQENVRGVRAVKSFNRQQYEIEKFEKISESIYRGFSKGERYITLMMPMAQLCIYTCMILISWFGAKEIVASGNNAAQGLTTGSLMALFSYATQIMMSLMMFSMVFVMITISRSSAERIAEILNERSTIQNPEHPVMEVKDGSICFTDADFMYSADADKKVITNANISIDSGETVGIIGGTGSSKTSFVQLIPRLYDVTSGSVSVGGVNVKDYDVKTLRDAVAMVLQKNELFSGTVKDNLKWGNEHASDEEIAEACRLACASEFVEAMPEAYDSRIEQGGTNVSGGQKQRLCIARALLKRPKILILDDSTSAVDTKTDALIQKSFKEFLPETTKIIIAQRISSVQHADKILVFDKGLITAVGTHDELLHTSAIYKEVFETQQKGHE; translated from the coding sequence ATGCTGAAAACCTTATCAAAAAGCCTTCGGGAATATAAACGGATGTCCGTGCTCGCAGTGCTGCTGACAATCACGGAGGTTGTATTTGAAATTATTATCCCTTCCTGCATGGCGTATTTAATCGATTTTGGAATTGAGCTCGGTGCAATGGGAACCGTGTTCAAGTACGGAGCTGCGCTGTTAATCTTTGCAATTATTCAATTGCTGACAGGTGTATTTTCGTCGATTACAGCGGCAAAGGCTTCGGCAGGATTTGCTGCAAACCTTAGGCAAGATATGTACTCTAATGTTCAAACATTTTCTTTTTCCAATATCGACAAATTTTCAACTTCTTCTATTATAACACGGCTTACAACCGATGTAACGAATGTTCTCAATTCTTATCAGATGCTTGTAAAGCTCGCTGTGCGCGCTCCCGGTATGATGATTTTTGCGATGATCGCATCGTTTAGAATCAGTCCTAAAATTTCCATGATATTCCTCTGCATGATTCCGCTTCTGGGACTCGGCATCTTTTTGATTATCAGTAAAGTGCATCCGATATTCAGAAATGTTTTTAAGACCTATGATAAGCTCAACAATGTCGTGCAGGAAAATGTGCGCGGAGTACGGGCGGTAAAGTCCTTTAACCGGCAGCAGTACGAAATTGAAAAGTTTGAAAAAATTTCGGAATCGATTTATCGAGGATTTTCAAAGGGGGAGAGGTATATCACTCTGATGATGCCGATGGCGCAGCTATGTATTTATACCTGTATGATTTTGATTTCATGGTTCGGCGCGAAGGAGATTGTTGCAAGCGGAAACAATGCGGCACAGGGCTTAACCACAGGATCGCTGATGGCTCTTTTTTCGTATGCAACACAGATTATGATGAGCTTGATGATGTTCTCCATGGTCTTTGTGATGATCACGATTTCCCGCTCATCTGCGGAGCGCATTGCCGAAATTTTAAATGAACGCTCTACCATTCAAAACCCTGAACATCCTGTGATGGAGGTAAAGGACGGAAGTATATGCTTTACCGATGCCGATTTTATGTATAGTGCCGATGCGGATAAAAAAGTTATTACCAATGCAAACATTTCAATCGATTCGGGAGAAACGGTTGGAATTATCGGAGGCACCGGTTCTTCCAAGACTTCTTTTGTGCAGCTCATTCCCCGATTGTACGATGTTACTTCCGGTTCGGTTAGCGTCGGCGGCGTAAATGTAAAAGACTATGATGTAAAAACTCTGCGGGATGCGGTTGCCATGGTTTTACAGAAAAACGAATTATTCTCAGGTACGGTGAAAGATAATTTGAAGTGGGGCAATGAACACGCAAGCGATGAAGAAATTGCCGAAGCCTGCCGCCTTGCTTGTGCTTCCGAATTTGTCGAAGCAATGCCGGAAGCTTATGATTCCCGTATCGAGCAGGGCGGAACAAATGTTTCGGGCGGACAAAAACAGAGGCTCTGTATTGCGCGGGCGCTTTTAAAAAGGCCTAAGATTTTAATCCTTGATGATTCCACCAGTGCGGTGGACACCAAGACGGATGCTCTGATTCAAAAATCATTTAAAGAGTTCCTTCCGGAAACAACAAAGATTATTATTGCGCAGCGGATTTCTTCCGTGCAGCATGCAGATAAAATCCTCGTATTCGATAAGGGTTTAATTACTGCGGTAGGCACACATGACGAACTGCTGCATACGAGCGCCATCTATAAAGAAGTCTTTGAGACCCAACAAAAAGGACATGAATAA
- a CDS encoding helix-turn-helix domain-containing protein: MEKLYTMNQIAEMLELSVRTIQNYLKEGKLTGKKIGSQWRFTEKDLERLFSDESFIDEKNIDENHRLQEFLKKDSVNKPEIFSILNYPYKKDFKLKELMKKINENIEKANKCRFYFASTANTFKFFLEGDIESVINLQKIIDENFKF, translated from the coding sequence TTGGAAAAACTATATACAATGAATCAAATAGCCGAGATGCTCGAACTCAGTGTAAGGACAATTCAAAATTATTTAAAAGAAGGAAAACTTACAGGAAAAAAAATAGGTTCTCAGTGGCGTTTTACCGAAAAAGACCTTGAACGGCTTTTTTCGGACGAGAGTTTTATTGATGAAAAAAATATTGATGAAAACCATAGATTACAAGAATTTTTAAAAAAAGATTCCGTTAACAAACCTGAAATCTTTTCAATCCTAAATTATCCGTATAAGAAAGATTTTAAACTAAAAGAATTAATGAAAAAAATAAATGAAAATATTGAGAAAGCAAATAAATGCCGATTTTATTTTGCCTCAACAGCAAACACTTTTAAATTTTTTTTGGAAGGGGATATTGAATCAGTTATCAACTTACAAAAAATAATAGATGAAAATTTTAAGTTTTAA
- a CDS encoding type I restriction endonuclease subunit R translates to MPKVNETERETQDRILKLFCDKENLNYIYAGNLHNQINKNIVENDLLTWLTSSKGGDWNKITAKKVLTELQKVANNLEQGLYKANQNVYSLLKFGINIIDQAGKPARTVYVIDWENPYNNNFAVAEEVTLKLGSERRPDLVIYVNGIALAVIELKKAGISVANGIRQNISNQGELFNKAFFSTIQFCMAGNYTEGLRYGTIKTKETYYLEWKNDMVHTHAQPLDQDSLDILEKCKTFPDKFDNSIFSMFYKPRFLDLIHNFILFDNGIKKVCRHNQFFGVKKAQIKISKNQGGIIWHTQGSGKTLTMVWLSKWILSQNDNARVLIITDREELDEQIEKKYIGVNEKHIKRITSCSDLIERLQGTTDKLMCSLIHKFGVHGYSGSDEQEDKARKKSVEQFLKELRESLPKNFKAQGDFVVFVDECHRTQSGLLHIGMKEILPDAIFIGFTGTPLLVKDKKTSLEVFAPGYIHTYKYDEAVADNVVLDLRYEARDIDQTITSQEKIDEYFEAKTRGLNDAAKAKLKALWSNMQNVYSSRKRLEVIAEDIVSDFAIKSRLVNGNGNAILAADSIYDACKYYEILKSKGFTSCAIITSFIPEEKKLSTESEDSEEFKKFTVYKEMLGGQSIESFEEEAKRKFIEEPASMQLLIVVDKLLTGFDAPPCTYLYIDKAMKDHSLFQAICRVNRLDGEEKDFGYIVDYKQLFGSLADAIHKYTSGAFEGFDEDDIKDFLKDRLTEAKKYLETTLEELNDLCDGIKAPHPQIIDYIHYFCGEDGVSGIDDEICSRSREKLYTLVNRLIRAYAEIKGDMEAAGYTLEERIEIDNKVRFYTSLKMEIGNASGDFIDLKSYEKDMRYLIDTYIKADDSRKLGAFDNFTLLDFILIQAEKLKGENKEAAAEAIENNIRKKIVEKQLINPKYYEKLSAILLQLIEERRKGVHSYEELLNKYIQLVKQLEQPENNPEYPKSIRNRGTLRAFYDNFGNDEEFALTIDKAIRESKEADFRYNKQKERKIKNALYAVVNDKEKIEEIYNLAVEQPEY, encoded by the coding sequence ATGCCTAAAGTCAATGAAACGGAACGCGAAACACAAGATAGAATCCTGAAGCTTTTCTGTGATAAAGAAAATTTGAATTACATATATGCAGGAAATTTACATAATCAAATAAATAAAAATATTGTAGAGAATGATTTACTCACTTGGCTGACTTCTTCAAAAGGCGGGGATTGGAATAAAATCACTGCAAAAAAAGTCCTTACTGAATTACAAAAAGTTGCAAATAATTTAGAACAAGGTTTATATAAAGCGAACCAAAATGTTTACTCTCTTTTAAAATTTGGAATAAATATTATCGATCAAGCAGGAAAACCGGCTCGTACTGTATATGTTATAGATTGGGAAAATCCTTATAACAACAATTTTGCAGTTGCAGAAGAAGTAACACTAAAACTTGGTTCCGAACGCCGTCCTGATCTCGTAATTTATGTAAATGGAATCGCTCTTGCTGTTATCGAACTAAAAAAAGCCGGCATTTCTGTGGCTAACGGTATACGTCAAAATATTTCTAATCAAGGTGAACTATTTAATAAAGCATTTTTTTCTACTATTCAATTTTGTATGGCAGGAAATTATACTGAAGGCTTGCGTTATGGTACTATCAAAACAAAAGAAACATATTATCTTGAATGGAAAAATGATATGGTTCACACACATGCACAGCCGCTTGATCAAGATTCTCTTGATATACTTGAAAAATGTAAAACATTTCCCGATAAATTTGATAACTCTATTTTCAGCATGTTTTATAAACCTAGATTTCTTGATCTTATTCATAATTTTATCCTTTTTGACAACGGTATAAAAAAAGTATGCAGGCATAATCAATTTTTTGGCGTAAAGAAGGCTCAGATAAAAATATCAAAAAACCAGGGCGGAATTATTTGGCATACACAGGGAAGTGGAAAAACTCTTACCATGGTCTGGCTTTCAAAATGGATACTATCACAAAATGATAATGCCCGTGTGCTGATTATAACCGATAGAGAAGAATTAGATGAGCAAATCGAAAAAAAATATATCGGTGTAAATGAAAAACACATAAAAAGAATAACATCCTGTTCTGATTTAATAGAGCGTTTGCAAGGAACTACAGATAAGCTTATGTGCTCTCTAATTCATAAATTCGGTGTTCATGGATATTCCGGCTCAGATGAACAAGAGGATAAGGCAAGAAAAAAATCCGTTGAACAATTTCTTAAAGAGTTGAGGGAATCTCTTCCTAAAAATTTTAAGGCACAAGGGGATTTTGTTGTTTTTGTTGATGAATGTCATAGAACACAAAGCGGCCTTTTGCATATCGGCATGAAGGAAATTCTGCCTGATGCCATTTTTATCGGATTTACCGGAACACCGCTATTAGTAAAAGATAAAAAAACAAGCCTTGAAGTTTTTGCTCCAGGTTATATTCATACATATAAATATGATGAAGCAGTCGCAGATAATGTTGTCCTTGACCTGCGGTATGAAGCCAGAGATATCGATCAAACCATTACATCACAAGAAAAAATAGATGAGTATTTTGAAGCCAAAACACGCGGTCTAAACGATGCTGCAAAGGCAAAACTTAAAGCCCTATGGAGTAATATGCAAAATGTATACAGCTCTCGCAAGCGGTTGGAAGTTATTGCAGAAGACATAGTCTCCGATTTTGCAATAAAAAGCAGACTTGTAAATGGAAATGGTAATGCCATTCTTGCCGCCGACAGTATTTACGATGCATGTAAGTATTATGAAATCTTAAAATCAAAAGGGTTTACCTCTTGTGCAATTATAACATCCTTTATACCGGAAGAAAAAAAACTCAGTACCGAAAGCGAGGATTCTGAAGAATTTAAAAAATTCACGGTGTATAAAGAAATGTTGGGTGGACAAAGTATTGAAAGCTTTGAAGAAGAGGCTAAACGTAAATTTATTGAAGAACCTGCTTCTATGCAGCTGCTAATTGTAGTTGATAAACTCTTAACGGGTTTTGATGCTCCTCCCTGTACTTATCTTTATATTGATAAAGCAATGAAGGATCATAGTTTATTTCAAGCAATCTGCCGAGTAAACCGTCTTGACGGCGAAGAAAAAGACTTCGGATATATTGTTGACTATAAGCAATTATTCGGCAGCTTAGCTGATGCAATACACAAATATACTTCAGGAGCATTTGAAGGCTTCGATGAAGATGATATAAAAGACTTTTTAAAGGATCGACTTACCGAAGCAAAAAAATATTTAGAAACAACTCTTGAAGAGTTAAATGATTTATGCGATGGAATTAAAGCACCTCACCCTCAAATAATAGATTACATTCATTATTTTTGCGGTGAAGATGGAGTATCCGGAATTGATGATGAAATATGTTCACGCAGCCGAGAGAAATTATACACGCTCGTAAATCGTCTTATCCGTGCCTATGCGGAAATAAAAGGCGATATGGAAGCCGCCGGTTATACATTGGAAGAGCGTATAGAAATTGACAATAAAGTACGGTTTTACACATCTCTTAAAATGGAAATAGGCAATGCAAGCGGTGATTTTATCGATCTTAAATCTTATGAAAAAGATATGCGTTATCTCATAGACACATATATAAAAGCTGACGATAGCCGTAAATTGGGAGCATTTGATAATTTTACACTTCTTGATTTTATTTTAATTCAGGCTGAAAAACTGAAAGGAGAAAATAAAGAGGCAGCAGCAGAAGCTATCGAAAATAATATTCGAAAAAAAATAGTAGAAAAACAGCTTATCAATCCTAAATATTATGAAAAACTTTCGGCAATCCTTTTGCAGCTCATTGAAGAAAGACGCAAAGGAGTTCACAGTTATGAGGAACTCTTAAATAAATATATTCAATTGGTAAAGCAATTGGAACAACCTGAAAATAATCCGGAATACCCTAAAAGTATTAGAAATAGAGGAACACTGCGGGCATTTTACGATAACTTCGGCAATGATGAAGAATTTGCTCTTACCATTGATAAGGCAATTCGGGAAAGCAAAGAAGCGGATTTTAGATATAATAAGCAAAAAGAACGTAAAATAAAAAATGCCTTATATGCCGTAGTTAATGATAAAGAAAAAATTGAAGAAATTTACAATCTTGCTGTAGAACAGCCGGAGTATTAA
- a CDS encoding ATP-binding cassette domain-containing protein produces MNKAYKHFFMAMAVLAFVSAMTSLVVPFLLSFWAKTDAEMNLKRFFIVISVLVLMFLLKTAIIFLRENFAKHFNIKNAKNIIEKILRLKYDAIISQGNMNLVERMAQAVNNMYIYMTGDAVLIWSSIISTIIILIAIFFDNFIIGLILLVLIPINYLGYKSLNSELKKRSQVMQTSTATGFQEILSVVNQTDYLKQCTDYDIVLNQLKPALDKIYGSMAQVNKYAQTSSSFISSLNSMLQTVCILLVMYNYLSGENQVLPVVIYTIVLPLFFSNISIITNINLTKNNLKVSQEFIAFLDSEQEKDSNETIRSIEKIEFDIGAIQIGEEIFKANIKDKFIKGDIVWVQGKSGSGKSSLMKQLVKFRKTSEILINEKPISSINNTCIRSLIDYIPQNNSIINGTIRDNLFLNKSHSIETEEKLKKSELLSTILQNKNFDTIIMDMGANLSGGEKQKLAIARSLYSDAEVLIFDEVTANIDAESTILILNAIKNICKNKIVFIISHDTLPENFANKVIRME; encoded by the coding sequence ATGAATAAAGCTTATAAGCATTTTTTTATGGCTATGGCAGTTCTTGCCTTTGTGTCGGCTATGACATCATTGGTTGTACCTTTTCTGTTAAGTTTTTGGGCAAAAACCGATGCTGAGATGAATTTAAAAAGATTTTTTATTGTTATATCGGTGCTTGTACTGATGTTCTTACTTAAAACCGCTATAATTTTTTTGCGTGAGAATTTTGCAAAACATTTTAATATAAAAAATGCCAAAAACATTATTGAAAAAATTTTAAGGTTAAAATACGATGCGATTATTTCTCAAGGGAATATGAATTTAGTTGAGAGGATGGCACAGGCTGTAAACAATATGTACATATATATGACGGGAGATGCCGTTCTGATATGGTCAAGCATAATTTCAACAATAATTATTTTAATCGCAATATTTTTTGATAATTTCATTATAGGTTTAATACTGCTTGTTTTAATTCCAATAAATTATTTAGGTTATAAATCTTTGAATTCAGAATTAAAAAAACGCTCTCAAGTTATGCAAACAAGTACTGCAACGGGATTCCAAGAAATACTTTCAGTTGTAAACCAAACAGATTATTTAAAACAATGCACCGATTATGATATTGTACTAAACCAATTAAAACCTGCATTGGATAAAATTTACGGAAGCATGGCCCAAGTAAACAAATATGCTCAAACTTCTTCATCGTTTATATCATCGCTTAATTCAATGCTGCAGACGGTTTGTATTTTACTTGTTATGTACAATTATCTAAGCGGAGAAAATCAAGTTTTACCGGTTGTAATTTATACAATTGTACTTCCTTTATTTTTTTCCAATATCAGTATAATTACAAATATTAATTTAACCAAAAATAATCTAAAAGTCTCACAAGAATTTATTGCATTTTTAGATTCGGAACAAGAAAAAGATTCAAATGAGACAATCAGATCGATTGAAAAAATAGAATTTGATATCGGTGCAATACAAATAGGAGAAGAAATATTTAAGGCCAATATAAAAGATAAGTTTATAAAAGGCGACATTGTTTGGGTACAGGGAAAAAGCGGCTCGGGAAAGTCAAGTTTAATGAAACAACTTGTAAAATTTAGGAAAACATCAGAAATCTTAATAAACGAAAAACCGATTTCTTCTATTAATAATACTTGTATCAGGTCTCTTATTGATTATATCCCGCAAAATAATTCAATTATCAATGGAACAATCCGTGATAATTTATTTTTAAACAAAAGTCATTCAATTGAAACTGAAGAAAAATTAAAAAAAAGCGAGCTCCTTTCTACAATTTTGCAAAACAAAAACTTTGATACAATAATAATGGATATGGGGGCTAATCTTTCAGGAGGAGAAAAACAAAAACTTGCCATAGCCCGAAGCTTATATTCAGATGCAGAAGTTTTAATCTTTGATGAGGTTACAGCCAATATTGATGCTGAAAGCACGATCCTAATTTTAAATGCAATAAAAAATATTTGTAAGAATAAAATAGTCTTTATAATTTCACATGACACATTGCCTGAAAATTTCGCCAATAAAGTTATACGGATGGAATAA